Proteins from a single region of Sphingomonas morindae:
- a CDS encoding PAS domain S-box protein: MADEDERGWRPHGGGAMGAVLRAHRWAETPLGPLADWSPLQRAVTQSLLLSPVASVALWGPRGIAVYNQGYADVCGPRHPAALGRSVLESWPEAEPFNRHVLDSVLAGETLSYREQPLILYRHGEAEQVWMDLSYSPLLDESGRAAGVLALVVDSTQRVLTADRIREREQRQAFLLELSDRLRERGLNGREMLATATAAVAQRLDVACVGYAELEPELGQARILHAHVARGPLASLPGDRVALDDLLDPTRRAALDLGRIVRIEDAAADTAAMACRLPLASLGVRALLAAPICRDGRTTAMLFIGHDRPRPWRTADADLALEVADRTWAAYERARAETRQQRSEQALKRREEQLRLAIAAADIGLWDVDRVSDTLFWDARVRAMFGVEPEAPVTLDTFYAGLHPEDREATTLAFAAAFDPARRAVYDVEYRTVDPRDGRIRWVAAKGRGLFDAEGRCVRVLGTTIDITARKATEARLRELNATLERRVAERTAERDRVWRNSRDLLVVIGADGIFRAVNPAWTALLGHAPEEVIGRSFLAFLAEEDAERTIAGLARAVADHDLTAFENRFRHKQGGLRWISWHTSREGDLVYAYGRDITEEKAREAALRDAEEALRQSQKMEAIGQLTGGVAHDFNNLLTPILGSLDMLSRRGLDDARMQRLIDGALQSAERASTLVHRLLAFARRQPLQPQPVDLSALVAGMAELITRTSGPQIRITVDAPAGLPRAHADANQLEMALLNLAVNARDAMPEGGALGIEVRVATDRPAELAPGRYILLALTDTGIGMDAETLARAVEPFFSTKGLGRGTGLGLSMVHGLARQLGGTLRLASTPGVGTRAELWLPVDERAPRLAEPHAGNGAATEQAGLALLVDDEAIVRATTAEMLIDLGYRVVEADSAERALALLDKGLDPDLLVSDHLMPGMSGSELARAARGPRPTLPVLIISGYADLEKLAPDLPHLAKPFRRDELARALLLTLAGTATPPTC, encoded by the coding sequence ATGGCGGACGAAGACGAGCGCGGCTGGCGGCCGCATGGCGGCGGCGCCATGGGCGCGGTGCTGCGCGCGCACCGCTGGGCGGAGACGCCGCTCGGCCCGCTGGCCGATTGGTCGCCCTTGCAGCGCGCCGTCACCCAAAGCCTGCTCCTCTCCCCCGTCGCCAGCGTCGCGCTCTGGGGGCCGCGCGGGATCGCCGTCTATAATCAGGGCTATGCCGATGTGTGCGGGCCGCGCCACCCGGCCGCCCTGGGGCGCTCGGTGCTCGAAAGCTGGCCCGAGGCGGAGCCGTTCAACCGCCATGTGCTGGACAGCGTGCTCGCCGGCGAGACGCTCAGCTATCGCGAACAGCCGCTCATCCTCTACCGGCATGGCGAGGCCGAGCAGGTCTGGATGGACCTGTCCTATTCGCCGCTGCTCGACGAGAGTGGCCGGGCCGCGGGCGTGCTGGCGCTGGTGGTGGACAGCACCCAGCGCGTGCTCACCGCCGATCGCATCCGCGAGCGCGAGCAGCGCCAGGCCTTTCTGCTGGAGCTCAGCGACCGGCTGCGCGAGCGCGGGCTCAACGGGCGGGAGATGCTCGCCACCGCCACCGCCGCCGTCGCCCAGCGGCTGGACGTGGCCTGTGTCGGCTATGCCGAACTCGAGCCCGAACTGGGCCAGGCGCGGATCCTGCACGCCCATGTCGCGCGCGGGCCGCTGGCGAGCCTGCCGGGCGATCGCGTCGCGCTCGACGATCTGCTCGATCCCACGCGCCGCGCGGCGCTCGATCTCGGCCGCATCGTGCGGATCGAGGACGCCGCCGCCGACACCGCCGCGATGGCCTGCCGCCTGCCGCTCGCCTCACTCGGCGTGCGCGCGCTGCTGGCGGCGCCGATCTGCCGCGACGGGCGGACCACCGCCATGCTCTTCATCGGCCATGATCGGCCGCGCCCATGGCGCACCGCCGATGCCGATCTGGCGCTGGAAGTCGCCGATCGCACCTGGGCCGCCTATGAACGCGCCCGCGCCGAAACGCGCCAGCAGCGCAGCGAGCAGGCGCTGAAGCGCCGCGAGGAGCAGCTGCGCCTCGCCATCGCCGCCGCCGATATCGGCCTGTGGGACGTGGACCGCGTGTCCGACACCTTGTTCTGGGACGCGCGCGTCCGCGCCATGTTCGGCGTGGAGCCGGAGGCGCCGGTCACGCTCGACACCTTCTACGCGGGCCTGCATCCCGAGGATCGCGAGGCGACCACCCTCGCCTTCGCCGCCGCCTTCGATCCGGCGCGGCGCGCCGTCTATGATGTCGAATATCGCACGGTCGATCCGCGCGACGGGCGCATCCGCTGGGTCGCCGCCAAGGGGCGCGGCCTGTTCGACGCCGAGGGGCGCTGCGTGCGCGTGCTGGGCACCACCATCGACATCACCGCCCGCAAGGCGACCGAGGCCCGGCTGCGCGAGCTCAACGCCACGCTCGAGCGCCGGGTCGCCGAGCGCACCGCCGAGCGCGACCGGGTCTGGCGCAACTCGCGCGATCTGCTGGTGGTGATCGGCGCCGACGGCATTTTCCGCGCGGTCAATCCCGCCTGGACGGCGCTGCTCGGCCATGCGCCGGAAGAGGTGATCGGCCGCAGCTTCCTCGCCTTCCTCGCCGAGGAAGATGCCGAGCGCACCATCGCCGGCCTCGCCCGGGCGGTGGCGGATCATGATCTCACCGCCTTCGAGAACCGCTTCCGCCACAAGCAGGGCGGGCTGCGCTGGATCTCGTGGCACACCTCGCGCGAGGGCGATCTCGTCTATGCCTATGGCCGCGACATCACCGAGGAAAAGGCGCGCGAAGCGGCGCTGCGCGATGCCGAGGAGGCACTGCGCCAGAGCCAGAAGATGGAGGCGATCGGCCAGCTGACCGGCGGCGTGGCGCATGATTTCAACAATCTCCTCACCCCGATCTTGGGCAGCCTGGACATGCTGTCGCGGCGCGGGCTGGACGATGCGCGGATGCAGCGGCTGATCGACGGGGCGCTGCAATCGGCCGAGCGCGCGAGCACGCTGGTGCATCGCCTGCTCGCCTTCGCACGCCGCCAGCCGCTCCAGCCCCAGCCGGTGGATCTGTCGGCGCTGGTGGCGGGCATGGCCGAGCTGATCACGCGCACCTCCGGCCCGCAGATCCGCATCACCGTGGATGCGCCCGCCGGCCTGCCGCGCGCCCATGCCGATGCCAATCAGCTGGAGATGGCGCTGCTCAACCTCGCCGTGAACGCGCGAGACGCCATGCCCGAGGGCGGCGCGCTGGGCATCGAGGTGCGCGTCGCCACCGATCGCCCCGCCGAACTCGCGCCCGGCCGCTACATCCTGCTGGCGCTGACCGATACCGGCATCGGCATGGACGCCGAAACCCTCGCCCGCGCGGTCGAGCCCTTCTTTTCCACCAAGGGCCTCGGACGCGGCACCGGGCTGGGCCTGTCGATGGTGCATGGCCTGGCCCGCCAGCTTGGCGGCACGCTGCGGCTGGCCAGCACGCCGGGCGTGGGCACGCGCGCCGAATTGTGGCTGCCGGTGGACGAGCGCGCGCCGCGGCTGGCCGAGCCCCATGCCGGGAATGGCGCGGCGACCGAGCAGGCCGGCCTTGCGCTGCTGGTGGATGACGAGGCGATCGTCCGCGCGACCACGGCGGAAATGCTGATCGATCTGGGCTATCGCGTGGTCGAGGCGGACTCGGCCGAACGCGCGCTGGCGCTGCTGGACAAGGGGCTGGATCCCGATCTGCTGGTGAGCGATCATCTCATGCCCGGCATGAGCGGGAGCGAATTGGCGCGCGCCGCCCGCGGCCCGCGCCCGACGCTGCCGGTGCTGATCATCTCGGGCTATGCCGATCTCGAAAAGCTTGCGCCCGATCTCCCCCATCTCGCCAAGCCGTTCCGGCGCGACGAGCTGGCGCGGGCGCTGCTGCTGACGCTGGCCGGAACAGCGACGCCGCCAACCTGTTGA
- a CDS encoding ATP-binding protein, which produces MATSLAGTIKSGADLEACAREPIHIPGAIQPHGALLALDPATLAVMQAACGPGLGLFDAQAAIGRPVAEILPAPLRPLLAPIGAVTTPQYLGMARLPHSARGLHAIAHRAGDALILELEEGIEEEPTEFYHIYPALQAFLGALEAAGTIEELGTLAAREVRRITGFDRVLVYRFDPEWNGTVIAEDGNDRLPSYLGLRFPAGDIPAQARELYRLNRLRLIADADYVPVPILPAGHPATGAPLDLSQSVLRSVSPVHLEYMRNMGTGASMSISLLRDGALWGLISCHNRAPHRVPYHVRTACDFLGQILSLQLVAKERGALAERRIALRAVESQLLARMAAEEQFLDGLVAAPDDLLGLTHAAGAAVVSAGQCRTVGVTPSEDAIARITAWLDARPVEDLFATESLVGEMPGAEALKDSACGLVAISISQLHSSYVLWFRPELVRTVRWGGSPLKPGEVPEGARIHPRKSFEAWKETVRERSAPWDEAELDAAAQLRSAIVEIVLRRAEELAQLNEQLLRSNKELEAFSYSVSHDLRAPFRHIVGYSQLLRQNEADKISERGQRFIDTIIESAVSAGTLVDDLLSFSQMGRATLHPRRIDIGQLVAEVRAQLAPDMAGRAIEWRVGALPAIVADPTMLRLVFQNLLDNAIKFTRGRSPAVIEIGHRAGEGEAIFFVRDNGAGFDMAYVSKLFGVFQRLHRAEEFEGTGIGLANVKRIVEQRHGGRVWAEGAVDQGATLYFALPVGANG; this is translated from the coding sequence ATGGCCACCAGCCTGGCCGGGACGATCAAGAGCGGCGCCGATCTCGAGGCCTGCGCGCGCGAGCCCATCCATATTCCCGGCGCGATCCAGCCGCACGGCGCGCTGCTGGCGCTGGATCCGGCCACGCTGGCGGTGATGCAGGCCGCGTGCGGGCCGGGGCTCGGCCTGTTCGATGCGCAGGCGGCGATCGGCCGGCCCGTGGCCGAGATCCTGCCCGCGCCGCTGCGGCCGCTGCTCGCGCCGATCGGCGCTGTGACCACGCCGCAATATCTCGGCATGGCGCGGTTGCCCCATTCCGCGCGCGGGCTCCACGCCATCGCGCACCGCGCGGGCGATGCGCTGATCCTCGAGCTTGAGGAGGGGATCGAGGAGGAACCGACCGAGTTCTATCACATCTACCCCGCGCTCCAGGCCTTTCTCGGCGCGCTCGAGGCGGCCGGCACGATCGAGGAGCTAGGCACGCTCGCGGCGCGCGAGGTGCGGCGCATCACCGGCTTCGATCGCGTGCTGGTCTATCGCTTCGATCCCGAGTGGAACGGCACCGTCATCGCCGAAGACGGCAATGACCGCCTGCCCTCCTATCTCGGCCTGCGCTTCCCCGCGGGCGACATTCCCGCCCAGGCGCGCGAACTCTACCGGCTCAATCGTCTGCGGCTGATCGCCGATGCCGATTATGTGCCGGTGCCGATCCTGCCCGCGGGCCACCCGGCGACCGGCGCGCCGCTCGACCTGAGCCAGTCGGTGCTCCGCAGCGTCTCGCCCGTCCATCTGGAATATATGCGCAACATGGGCACGGGCGCGTCCATGTCGATCTCGCTGCTGCGCGACGGCGCGCTCTGGGGGCTGATCTCCTGCCACAATCGGGCGCCGCACCGCGTGCCCTATCATGTGCGCACGGCGTGCGACTTTCTCGGCCAGATCCTGTCGCTCCAGCTCGTCGCCAAGGAGCGCGGCGCGCTCGCCGAGCGGCGCATCGCCTTGCGCGCGGTCGAATCGCAGCTGCTCGCCCGCATGGCCGCCGAGGAGCAGTTCCTCGACGGGCTCGTCGCCGCGCCGGACGATCTTCTCGGCCTTACCCATGCGGCGGGCGCGGCCGTCGTCTCGGCGGGCCAGTGCCGCACGGTCGGCGTCACGCCGAGCGAGGATGCGATCGCGCGCATCACCGCCTGGCTCGATGCGCGGCCGGTGGAGGATCTGTTCGCGACCGAAAGCCTGGTCGGCGAGATGCCGGGCGCCGAGGCGCTGAAGGACAGCGCCTGCGGCCTCGTGGCCATCTCCATCTCGCAGCTTCATTCCAGCTATGTGCTGTGGTTCCGGCCCGAACTGGTGCGCACCGTGCGCTGGGGCGGATCGCCGCTCAAGCCCGGCGAGGTGCCCGAGGGCGCCCGCATCCACCCGCGCAAAAGCTTCGAGGCGTGGAAGGAAACGGTGCGCGAGCGTTCCGCTCCCTGGGACGAGGCCGAGCTTGACGCCGCCGCCCAGCTGCGCAGCGCCATCGTCGAGATCGTGCTGCGCCGCGCCGAGGAGCTGGCCCAGCTCAACGAGCAGCTGCTTCGATCGAACAAGGAGCTTGAGGCGTTCAGCTATTCGGTGTCGCACGATCTCCGCGCGCCGTTCCGCCACATTGTCGGCTATTCGCAGCTGCTGCGGCAGAACGAGGCCGACAAGATCTCCGAGCGGGGGCAGCGCTTCATCGATACGATCATCGAATCGGCGGTGTCGGCGGGCACGCTGGTCGACGATCTGCTGAGCTTCTCGCAAATGGGCCGCGCGACGCTCCACCCGCGCCGGATCGATATCGGGCAGCTCGTCGCCGAGGTGCGCGCCCAGCTCGCGCCCGACATGGCCGGCCGCGCGATCGAGTGGCGCGTCGGCGCGCTTCCCGCGATCGTGGCGGATCCGACCATGCTGCGGCTGGTGTTCCAGAACCTGCTCGACAATGCGATCAAGTTCACGCGCGGGCGGTCGCCGGCGGTGATCGAGATCGGCCACCGCGCCGGCGAGGGCGAGGCGATCTTCTTCGTGCGCGACAATGGCGCCGGCTTCGACATGGCCTATGTCAGCAAGCTCTTCGGCGTGTTCCAGCGGCTGCACCGCGCCGAGGAGTTCGAGGGCACCGGGATTGGCCTTGCCAATGTGAAGCGGATCGTCGAGCAGCGTCATGGCGGGCGCGTCTGGGCCGAGGGCGCGGTCGATCAGGGCGCCACCCTCTATTTCGCGCTACCCGTTGGAGCCAATGGATGA
- a CDS encoding hemerythrin domain-containing protein gives MTEETLATIESDQSAHGSRTGLFVAAAAGLVAGLAANFARKAVVQSPTLLAGDWDDALANEHRMTLALFDKIEATNETEPTKRGFLLMQLKHALAKHAMQEENAVYAALRDHQDSDQADHLNHDHGYVKQYLYDLDQTPRSNPHWIAKVQEFRALIEKHVREEEEEIFPRLKRTLSHEQNRVLTTAMNKEGLKIA, from the coding sequence ATGACCGAAGAGACGCTTGCCACGATCGAGAGCGACCAGAGCGCGCACGGCTCGCGCACGGGCCTGTTCGTCGCCGCCGCCGCCGGCCTGGTCGCCGGCCTGGCGGCCAATTTCGCCCGCAAGGCGGTGGTGCAATCGCCCACGCTGCTCGCCGGCGACTGGGACGATGCGCTGGCCAATGAGCATCGCATGACGCTCGCCTTGTTCGACAAGATCGAGGCGACCAACGAGACCGAGCCGACCAAGCGCGGCTTTCTGCTGATGCAGCTCAAGCACGCATTGGCCAAGCACGCGATGCAGGAGGAAAATGCCGTCTATGCCGCGCTGCGCGATCATCAGGACAGCGATCAGGCCGATCATCTCAACCATGATCACGGCTATGTGAAACAATATCTCTACGATCTCGACCAGACGCCGCGCAGCAATCCGCACTGGATCGCCAAGGTGCAGGAGTTCCGCGCCCTGATCGAGAAGCATGTGCGCGAGGAGGAGGAAGAGATCTTCCCGCGGCTCAAGCGCACCTTGTCGCACGAGCAGAATCGCGTGCTCACCACTGCGATGAACAAGGAAGGCCTCAAGATCGCGTGA
- a CDS encoding FAD/NAD(P)-binding protein, with product MPDHVAIIGGGFSGALLAINLLRHDGPRATLIERRAETARGVAYSTVHPEHVLNVRAAGMSALPDEPDHFLRWLAARGLHPREGFASRRDYGAYLDDLLAETQRHAGDRLRVVRDSAVDAAFSATAATVRLAGGGAIAADTVALATGNLPPLLPPGLDVEGLDAGRYIADPWGPALAEGLKPGDCVGVLGTGLTMVDVALALDGLGFEGRIFALSRRGLIPRPHAAGPPGAAAAPRSERPTPEARALLAELRARAEAIGWRAAVDELRPFTQGLWRAMPLAERRRFLRHARAWWDVHRHRIAPHVAERLADLQARGRLTILAGTPLSLTPRPDGMALSYRPRGETGVASLTLARLINGTGPQGNLTRTAEPLLAALHARGLLRPDPLRIGIDVDQQSRAIGRDGRASDRLLVLGPPTRGAFWEIVAVPDIRRQAWAVARRLANAQWVGGEGL from the coding sequence GTGCCCGATCATGTCGCGATCATCGGCGGCGGCTTCAGCGGAGCCCTGCTCGCCATCAACCTGCTCCGCCACGATGGCCCGCGCGCGACGCTGATCGAGCGCCGCGCCGAAACGGCACGCGGCGTGGCCTATTCCACCGTCCATCCCGAGCATGTGCTGAACGTGCGCGCGGCGGGGATGAGCGCGCTTCCCGACGAGCCCGATCATTTCCTCCGCTGGCTCGCCGCGCGCGGCCTGCACCCGCGCGAAGGCTTCGCCTCGCGCCGGGATTATGGCGCCTATCTCGACGATCTCCTCGCCGAAACCCAGCGCCACGCCGGCGATCGGCTGCGCGTGGTGCGCGACAGCGCGGTGGATGCCGCCTTCAGCGCCACCGCCGCCACCGTGCGGCTGGCGGGCGGCGGCGCGATCGCGGCGGATACGGTCGCGCTCGCCACCGGCAATCTGCCGCCGCTGCTGCCGCCGGGCCTCGACGTGGAGGGGCTGGATGCGGGCCGCTACATCGCCGATCCCTGGGGCCCGGCGCTGGCCGAAGGGCTGAAGCCGGGCGATTGCGTCGGCGTGCTCGGAACCGGCCTCACCATGGTGGATGTCGCGCTCGCGCTGGACGGGCTGGGCTTCGAGGGCCGCATCTTCGCCTTGTCGCGGCGCGGCCTCATCCCCCGGCCGCACGCCGCCGGCCCCCCCGGCGCCGCCGCCGCGCCGCGCTCGGAGCGGCCGACGCCCGAAGCGCGGGCGCTGCTGGCCGAGCTGCGCGCGCGCGCCGAGGCGATCGGCTGGCGCGCGGCGGTGGACGAGCTGCGCCCCTTCACCCAGGGGCTGTGGCGCGCCATGCCGCTCGCCGAGCGTCGCCGCTTCCTGCGCCACGCCCGCGCCTGGTGGGATGTCCATCGCCACCGGATCGCGCCGCACGTCGCCGAACGGCTCGCCGATCTCCAGGCACGCGGACGCCTCACCATCCTCGCCGGCACCCCCCTGTCGCTCACCCCCCGCCCCGATGGCATGGCGCTCAGCTATCGCCCGCGCGGCGAGACCGGGGTGGCGTCGCTCACGCTCGCCCGGCTCATCAACGGCACCGGCCCGCAGGGCAATCTCACCCGCACCGCCGAGCCGCTGCTCGCGGCGCTCCACGCGCGCGGGCTGTTGCGGCCCGATCCGCTGCGGATCGGCATCGATGTCGATCAGCAATCGCGCGCGATCGGGCGCGACGGCCGCGCGTCGGACCGGCTGCTGGTGCTCGGCCCGCCGACGCGCGGCGCCTTCTGGGAGATCGTGGCGGTGCCCGATATCCGGCGCCAGGCCTGGGCGGTGGCGCGGCGGCTGGCCAATGCCCAATGGGTGGGCGGCGAGGGACTTTAA
- a CDS encoding response regulator has protein sequence MNAPELNPILLVEDSPKDVELTLAALERCQLANTVVVARDGAEALDYLLCKGRYEGRNSGDPVVVLLDLKLPKVDGLEVLEQIKQDAKLRHTPVVMLTSSREERDLVRSYQLGVNAFVVKPVGFEEFFKAIQDLGMFWAVLNEPPPRDADQPRA, from the coding sequence ATGAACGCACCCGAACTCAACCCGATCCTGCTCGTCGAGGATAGCCCGAAGGATGTCGAGCTGACGCTCGCGGCGCTGGAGCGCTGCCAGCTCGCCAATACGGTGGTGGTCGCGCGCGACGGCGCCGAGGCGCTCGACTATCTGCTTTGCAAGGGCCGGTACGAGGGCCGCAACAGCGGCGATCCGGTGGTGGTGCTGCTCGACCTCAAACTGCCCAAGGTGGACGGGCTCGAGGTGCTGGAGCAGATCAAGCAGGATGCCAAGCTGCGCCACACGCCGGTGGTGATGCTGACCTCCTCGCGCGAGGAGCGCGATCTCGTGCGCAGCTACCAGCTGGGCGTGAACGCCTTTGTCGTGAAGCCCGTCGGCTTCGAGGAATTCTTCAAGGCGATCCAGGATCTCGGCATGTTCTGGGCGGTGCTGAACGAACCGCCGCCGCGCGACGCGGACCAGCCCCGCGCATGA
- a CDS encoding response regulator, producing MSAATPGATVHVLHLEDSSIDADLICEYLRQAGADCAVERVWTRDDFVAALHRGGWDLILADHQLPTFDGEAALEIARATAPEIPFIFVSGTLGEDVAVEALKRGATDYVVKQRLHRLPDVVSRALAEAAARAERRRAEAALKVSEANFATLVDAMPQLCFMSDTHGRVTWCNRRWCDYTGLSPDHTRGQGWRAAVDPAALDEIDTRWALSLADGSPFEMTVPLLDRDGQPRPFLCLAVAVRDDRDAVVRWLGTYTDVSAQRAAEAELKRLNETLEARVVAAVSEREAMFAQLSEMQKMETIGQLTGGVAHDFNNLLTPIVGNLDMLRRRLDGDDRALRLIAGAMQGAERAKTLVQRLLAFARRQVLEPRAVDVHDLVSGMTELIGRTIGPQIAIAVEADGDLPPARVDPGQLELALLNLAVNARDAMPGGGALRFAIDRQQVGPDHPHSLRHGDYVRLAVTDTGTGMDPATLKRAIEPFYSTKGVGKGTGLGLSMVHGLAAQSGGALLLHSAPGQGTRAEIWLPIAEGHAEQLGAAGPGEVPRTRRATILLVDDEDLVRAGTAEMLADLGHHVIEAHSAAQALELVRGGEAPDLVITDYLMPGMNGADLAAELRRLHPTLPIMLATGYANLAGNQMASLPLLPKPFRQAELAARLVQLLEPRPRAAATRVRLRSIE from the coding sequence ATGAGCGCCGCCACGCCGGGCGCCACCGTCCACGTCCTCCATCTCGAGGACAGCAGCATCGATGCGGATCTGATCTGCGAATATCTGCGCCAGGCCGGCGCCGATTGCGCGGTGGAGCGGGTGTGGACGCGCGATGATTTCGTCGCCGCGCTGCACCGCGGCGGCTGGGATCTGATCCTGGCCGATCACCAGCTGCCGACCTTCGACGGCGAGGCGGCGCTGGAGATCGCCCGCGCGACCGCGCCCGAAATCCCCTTCATCTTCGTCTCGGGTACGCTCGGCGAGGATGTGGCGGTGGAGGCGCTGAAGCGCGGCGCCACCGATTATGTCGTCAAGCAGCGGCTGCATCGCCTGCCCGATGTCGTCAGCCGCGCGCTGGCCGAGGCCGCCGCGCGCGCGGAGCGGCGCCGCGCCGAGGCGGCGCTCAAGGTGAGCGAGGCGAATTTCGCGACGCTGGTGGACGCCATGCCGCAGCTCTGCTTCATGAGCGACACGCACGGCCGCGTCACCTGGTGCAACCGGCGCTGGTGCGACTATACCGGGCTTTCGCCCGATCATACGCGCGGCCAGGGCTGGCGCGCGGCGGTGGATCCGGCCGCGCTCGACGAGATCGACACGCGCTGGGCGCTGTCGCTGGCCGATGGCAGCCCCTTCGAGATGACGGTGCCGCTGCTCGATCGCGACGGCCAGCCCCGCCCCTTTCTCTGCCTCGCGGTGGCGGTGCGGGACGATCGCGACGCGGTGGTCCGCTGGCTCGGCACCTATACCGATGTGTCCGCGCAGCGCGCCGCCGAGGCCGAGCTGAAGCGGCTCAACGAAACGCTGGAAGCGCGCGTCGTCGCCGCCGTCTCGGAGCGCGAGGCGATGTTCGCCCAGCTTTCCGAAATGCAGAAGATGGAGACGATCGGCCAGCTGACCGGCGGCGTCGCGCATGACTTCAACAATCTCCTGACCCCGATCGTCGGCAATCTCGACATGCTGCGGCGGCGGCTGGACGGCGATGATCGCGCGCTCCGCCTGATCGCCGGCGCGATGCAGGGCGCCGAGCGCGCCAAGACGCTGGTGCAGCGGCTGCTCGCCTTCGCGCGGCGCCAGGTGCTGGAGCCGCGCGCGGTGGACGTGCACGATCTCGTCTCGGGCATGACCGAGCTGATCGGCCGCACCATAGGCCCGCAGATCGCGATCGCGGTCGAGGCGGATGGCGATCTGCCGCCGGCGCGGGTCGATCCCGGCCAGCTCGAACTCGCTCTGCTCAACCTCGCGGTCAATGCGCGCGATGCCATGCCCGGCGGCGGCGCGCTGCGCTTCGCCATCGATCGCCAGCAGGTCGGGCCGGATCATCCGCACAGCCTGCGCCACGGCGACTATGTGCGGCTCGCCGTCACCGACACCGGCACCGGGATGGACCCGGCGACGCTGAAGCGCGCGATCGAGCCCTTCTACTCCACCAAGGGCGTGGGCAAGGGCACCGGGCTCGGCCTGTCGATGGTGCATGGCCTCGCCGCGCAATCGGGCGGGGCGCTGCTGCTCCACAGCGCGCCCGGCCAGGGCACCCGCGCCGAAATCTGGCTGCCGATCGCCGAAGGCCATGCCGAGCAGCTCGGCGCCGCCGGGCCGGGCGAGGTGCCGCGCACGCGCCGCGCCACCATCCTGCTGGTCGACGACGAGGATCTGGTCCGCGCCGGCACCGCCGAGATGCTCGCCGATCTCGGCCATCATGTGATCGAGGCGCATTCGGCGGCGCAGGCGCTGGAACTTGTGCGCGGAGGCGAGGCGCCCGATCTGGTCATCACCGATTATCTGATGCCCGGCATGAACGGCGCCGATCTCGCCGCCGAGCTGCGCCGCCTCCACCCGACCCTGCCGATCATGCTCGCCACCGGCTATGCCAATCTCGCGGGCAATCAGATGGCGAGCCTGCCGCTGCTACCCAAGCCGTTCCGCCAGGCCGAGCTGGCGGCGCGGCTGGTGCAGCTGCTGGAACCCCGGCCGCGCGCCGCCGCTACCCGGGTTCGATTAAGGTCTATAGAGTAG